TTCGTCAAATAATGACTCAAAAGTTATTGAAGGTAAGACTTATATGATACACACAAGTAGATAAGTCTAGTATAAGTTTTTTTTCAATTTCGTTTTAATATCTTATATTTAAGTAGTTTAGTTAATCTTTCTTAGTTCTATCGATCATTTGTTCTTTCAAAAATGAAAGGTGCTATATAAGCAAAGTAGTCGATGGTTTTGGCTTTGCGATCTGGAAGTGAGCAAGATGGAGAAGCTGCCGTTTATGAAGGAGGGAGTATTGGTTTTAATTACGAATTACGAATGTGTGAATTGGGAAGGGGAAAGTATCGAATCGTTTTTGATTGATTGTATTTTTACAACACATCTGCAATCAGAATTATTTTATCTATGATGAGTTCAATGTCACGATCTGTGTAAAACGGAGGTCTTAAGTTGGCCGAGATGGCTTCTTCAAGAAAATTTAAGTCCTTGCGAAAACTGTCAAACGCGGATTTGATGAAGTCTTTCAATTCTTTTGACATAAAGGTGCTTTCATCAAACAGATCAATTTCTGAAATTATTTTCATTATGTCCTCAAAATCTCTACTCCATCTCCAATCAAACAATCGATCACCATCCAATCTTGAATGCAGTGCCGCTATCTTGGACGCTATAAAATACGGGGCGGTAAAAATTTGTATTTCCTGATCCCTTACAGATGTTTTTATTCGGTTTCTATATCCTTCATCATACCATGGGTTGGAAAAGCCAAGTATGTCGGCATCATTTGGCATGATATCAACAATAATACCTTGCACCTTCCATCTGCAAATTATATTTGACTCAGCATCTTCAATAAACCCTAATGTTCTCAACCTTTCCTGCAATAATACATATTTCCCTCTATTTGCAATTTCTATTATGACATCAATATCATCTGTCACCCTTAAATCCATAAGGTGTGGCTTTTGACTGTACAAAGAAACAACAGCTCCGCCCACAAAGACTACATCATTATTTAGTTCAGCCAAAGCTTGTGCCACTGTAGCAATTCTCAACAAATTGTGATGGTGACTCATTTTATTATTTCCTTTAGCCGACGATATGCTTCCACTCTTTCTCTCGTATGGCCTATTCTTATAGCATCTATTAATGAACATGCTTCATACATTCGGGCGTCACCAAGCACTATTGCAGGAATAGATGGATATAACGGTTCTATATTTATTCCAGTGTGCGTGGCCCTATCAGTGGCCCATACATATCCTGGTTCATTAGAAAATAACTGATTGAGCGGAAATGCACTTACACCAGTAGGTATTCCTTTGACAATACTACCTATTACTGCAGGGTAAATATATGGCAAACCATAAAATATAAACTCCAGCAACGCTTGTTTCCTTACCTGATATTTCTTTCTATCCAATAGATTTAATTCAATACACCTTTCGATTGCATATGACACCGCAGCACGGCTAATATCCAATTTCTCAGAGATTTCCTTTTGTGATGGTTTTTTGTCTTGCAAACAAAGCCAAACTAATATCAATATATCTTGCCTTTTCATAGCACAAACATACAATAATTCACAATTCATGATTCATGAATTGTGAATTATTTTTTAAATTGCAAATTCATTAGACCTAGTAGTGGATGATTTTGGCATCGCGAGTCTGGAGGTTAGCAAGATGGAGAAGCTGCCGTTTATTAAGGATGGGAGGTATTAGATGGAGTTATCTTTCTAATTTCATTTCAATACTTCTTTGTTTCCAATGATGAGCAGATCGTTCAAAGCTATCAGCTGTTTTCTCAAAACAAGATGCCACAACGCTATATTCAAATCTAATTTCGTCTGCTAAGTCTCGGTATTTTTGAGCTTTTGACAGCTCTGTCTTTCCTCCGTCCATTGCAGTAAAATAGGCTCCTGAAGGACCGTTATATAATCTTCTTTCAATTGAAGAAATCATATATTTTGAATTTATTTCCTGAATTAAGCCCATTACTTCTTTATTAAGGCTGCCATCAGGGTTCAATAATAAACTAGCCAATATTTCTCCGAACTTTGAATCTAAATATCTAAGGCGATTTGCATTTTGAGCTAATTTCCTAGACTCGAGAATAAATAACTTAGTTTGATCATTTACACCTATCAAATTACCATCTTCATCAATTAGCTTGTCCCAATTAGTCCATATTCTATGAGTCTTAGCTGCCAACTCTAAGTTAACTTCAGCTTCCTCAATTTCTGAGTCTTGACTCGAATCTGGGTCTTGTTTGAAAGTAAATTTCAGTAATTCTAGCACAAATAATGGATCAGTGCTTAAAGCATAATTTAAAGTCTTCGGCATTTTATCTGAATAACCATCAAAGAGATCGAAGAACATTAGTTCAAGTTTTAAAAGCGATTGATTATCTTTATCTTCTCTTGATCGGACCTCATCTAATAGCCATTTAATTTTAAATGGATCAACATCTAAATTATCAGATGATATCATTTTGCCATATCCAAATTTTAGTAAATTTTCAATTATTAACTTGGTACTAATTCCTTTTCTATTATTATATATAAAGAAAAATAAGTGATGAATTCTACCAGTTTTTTCAAGTCCATTTATAATAAGTAATGATTGTTTTTCATCTGCTTCAGGATAAATTGGACTGCAATATCTCCAAAAGAAATCTTTGTCTTCATCCGTTTGATCTTCAATAAAGTCAATAACTTCTGTTTTAGTGTGAAGCCCTGATAAAATTGCATAAGAATCTACAAATCCAAGATTCATTAACTTCTTAAAATATTTAAAAGCCCACTCAAGTCCTTCATTGTATACTTTTCTGTAAGTAAAGCCCGAGACAGCTTGGGGATTTAGGTTATCTCCTAAGTTTGATTTAAAGTAGGTTATTATACTATCATCAGTATGTAATAGGTTAGCAATGGTATTTCCAACATAATATTGTAGTTTGTAAAGGTTACTTTTTTTTACAAAGGTATCTAATCCATGTGAATCAATTAATTCTTTAACAATACTAACTCTAATCTTATGTTTTACATCTTCGTCATATATTTCATCTTCTTTTAAGTCATTTTGTTCAAATAAAATATAAGTCCATGGATCATTAAACCATCGCTGTACTTTTATGAATGGATCTTCAGGAGATATATACTCATGCAAATCTTTAAGCATATCAATAATATCTGAATCCAATTGATCTCTTTTATGTCTTTCAGATAACTCACTTGCCAGTAATTTCCCAATAGATTCCCATAGCTCGATCATTTCTTTATTAGCTCTTTCCTTAATCAGTTGGATAATTAAAATTTTTGTTTCTTTGAAAACCCTATAAATTGACCATAACAAAGAAATCAAATCATTTTCAGATATGTTATCAATTTTACTAATAATCTCCAAAGCTCCTTTTTGTGACAAATGCATATCAGCATAAGATTCAGAATGTTTTTCTGAATTATAAGATTCAAAGTATGGTTTTTCATTTGGAAAGACTGTGTCATTATAGTTTAAAATACTTTTACAGATTTCAAATACCTCATTAGAAAAATCAATAACAAAATTTGACAACACCTTTATTCTTACATCAGCATTCACGAATGTTTGTGGAAGCCGAGGAGAATAAATGCCTTTCAGACTATTTATAGGTCTATTAATTGTGCTACCACCAGGGTCAATCGATGCCAGTTTTATTAAACATGAAATACTTTTTTCAAAATATCGAATACTCCAAGCAGTTTTTTCAAGAGCCCATAATAAACTATTATGATAGTGATTATTGAATAACCCAAATGATTTCTCATCCACGAAAACACCTTTAATACTTGTTGAATTATTATTGAGATGATGATCCAGAGAATAAAGGAAAATTTCAGGTGAAGCTTCTACAAGAAGGTCCAATACATCATCAAGCGTTTTCCATAGATCCTTATTATCACTTCGTAAAACTTCAGCAATAATATTGTCAACCCACACTTTCGCTTGTACTTCACTAATTATACTTTCAGATTTTGAAATAAAAATTAAAGTATGACAAAGCCCTTTTTTAATATTTCTTGAACAATTAGCCTTTTTCCCATAATATGGGGCCATAAATCGTTCATTATCAGACATTTTTACAAAAGGATTAACATAAGTTAGTATATTTACAGCAATCTCTTTAAAATTTTCGAAGTAAAAGTTTGGTATTTTATTCTTTAATAAATGGAATACCAACTTTGGACTTGAAACAAAATGTTTGCCACCCGCTTTTTTAATAAGTGTGTCATTAAATCGTGCTACAACTTTAGTGATATCTTCTTTATAATTTCGCTTTGATAATTCTTCTAATGCCCATTGATCAATCTCATAACTTTCATCCCATGAATTTATTAATAGGAATGGGATTATATCATTTAAATTATCAGTAGAAGACCAATCAGGTGGTGTATTTTCATATTCTAAAATATACCTGAGTACATTTACATCTCTCAATGATTGTCCAGCTAATAACCTCACTTTTTCTCTGTTGAATCCACTTAATTCTAAAGCATTGTCAAATTCTCTTTCATCAATTGATTCTATGTCTATACTTATATATCTTTCAGGTTTTGAATTCTTATCTATAGGAATTATCACTGTGTGACCTACTGAAATTAATGCATCTATTACTTCTCTGTTATAATAAGTTGGAATTAATATCAGCCTATCTTTAATACTTAGCAAAGAACTTATATGCTTTTCAGAACTAATTATGACAGTTCTTGATGTGAACTTTTCAGATTCGTCACTATTTATAAGAGTCGCAACAATAAAATAAATCGATTCATTTGAAGAATCACTTGATATAATTGTAGCCCCTTCAAATGAACATCTTTCAAGCAATGCTAAAGTTTCATTTTCTCGACCTCCTAAAACTATATTTGGATGAATTTTTATATCTGTATCATTTGGAAATTTACTCTCCCAAAAGGTATTCAAACCAATTACATCTGATGGAAATTTTAGAAGCAATTCTTTGGCCATCCATTCTCCGACTGAAGGGCTGTATTCAAGCCATTGCTCAAGTAAAGTCGCATTAATTACCCTTACATCAGCCCAGATTCCTTCCTTTCTTTTTTCGTCAGCCCAATTCCTTCCATTCGAAAAGAGTCTTGGGGTTACAAAAATAAAAGTTGTTTCCGATGGTATTATTTCCCCCGGGTTATTAGTCCTTCCATTATAATCATTATCTGCTTTTCCCTTTATTGCATCATTGGTACCAATTTCAAACACTATCCTACCTGACGGTAAAAATTTATTACCTTTAACAAGATTTACATATCCATCATATCCACTATATGCTACTGAATCTCCACCTGTAATATCCAGTTCCAAAATGTCTTCTTTTTCTATTGATGCATATATTAGCTTTCTTAGTAAAACGGGGACATTTTCTTCCGAATGTTTTTTTTGATTAACTGGCCATTGTCTAATGTCATTTGGCGTTATCCATTTCATTTTCTAATTATTTTTACTTGTCCCATAATAAAATACCTGTCTTTCCTTCACGTAATCTATAATATTCTGCACTGTTTCTAGCATAGACTCTGGTATCATTAAATTTATATCCAACTTTGGATCTTGAAGCATTATTGCAGCAAAATACAATGGTTCATGTTCTTCTTTTAATTCTGTATTTCCAATTAAGAGATCCACAACCCAATCATATTGATAGTGGACTAATGATTCTCTTAAATAAAACTTAGGCTTGTCATTAATGTCGTGTAATGTTAGAGAATTTCTAACTTTATGGTATTCAGTTAAATTGCCTAACCACAATTGTAAGATATCATTCAGTAACTTTGGATAATCCATCCCTTTATACTTTAATAATAAATTGATTACTTTCTGTCTATTGCCATCAAAATAATAATTAAACAGAAGCATTTGGAATGCATCATTGTTCCCTTTGTCAATTGCCATAATAAAATACATTTCCGCTTTATTTCTATCATCATTTTCACTTAATAAATTTGCATAATTATATATCGAATTTGGAATATCGTGCTGAATAGCCTTTAAATACAATTTTTCAGCCTCTTCAATCTTGCCTAATTCAGCAAGTAAAATAGCATAGTTATTTAGTGCTTCGTAATCTCCATTGTCTATAGCAACCTTGTAGTATTTTTCCGCTTCATCTTTCCTATTTAAGTCCGACAGTATTGATGCATAAAGATTAAAACCGTTTGTATTTCCATTTTCTATTGCTTTAACTATAAATTTTTCAGCGTCATTTAAATTTCCAATTTCGTAGTAACATTGGCCTAAAAATCTATATATAATTTCTGATGTTTGTTCTATTGTTAGTAAGGTATTTATAGCTTCATTGTATTCATGCTGTTGATACTTTTTGAAGGCTTTTTCCATCAGTTCAACTGCCTTATCAGGCAACATACTAGTATCAGTGCCATAAAAAGATGGAGATTCTTTTACTATGTCCAATATATGATCTCTTTCTTCAGCTGAAATATATTTGCTATGTGCTAAAGCTTTTGCCCTTACTAACGTATTTGTACCAGACACTTTTCCAAACTCTTGGATAGTTTTGTAATAATAATCCTTTATTTCTTCCCCATTATACCAAACTTCCAAAAAATCAGTCAGATACCTTGCTCTTTTTTTCTGAAGTGTACCAGCTTGTGTCATGATGAGATATAGGTTAAACATGCGTTCTTTGAGTCGATAGACGGTCTTTCCTTTTTTTGGTTTTAGAGCTTCTACGATTCTGCCTTTCTGGAGTTTGTTGAGCTGGGCTGAGATGAGGCTGCTTGGCATGAGACAGGTGTGTACGAGCTGCTCCACGTTGGCTGGTTGCCAGATAGATGCAAGTTCGACTACGATTTTGCGTTGTTGTGGTGTGAGTTGTTGGAGACGTTCCTGATAGATGGATGTCGTTTTGTCTATAATGTCTTGGAGATATTCAAAACCTTGTGCGTGCGCATTATCCACCAGCAATCTGATAAACATAATCATCGTGCGTGGATTGCCACCTGTCATTTGGCGGATGGCTTCCACTTTGCCGGGATTAGTGCGAAGTATATCCTTGATTTGTGGTAGAACATTGGCTTCGCTCCAGTGGGTAAGTAAGTCTTGTACTTCTGTTTTGGATAGGTCTTCGAGCCTTACCACCTTAAAAAACTGATAAAACGGATCTCCATAATCCCAAAAATCTTCTGACATCTCCGTACTGCCACCTATGATAATAAGGTCTTTATGGTTTTGCAGCAATTCCCTCAAGAGTGCCTTGTCTTCATCAATATTCTTAAAAACCCGATCAATATTGTCCATCAAAAGGATGATTTGTTTGTTTTCCTTTTTGAGAAAGTCGCTGATGACCGTGTATCCTGTTTTTGAAAGATAAGAAAAATCTTCTTGCGATGTGTCGATTTCAGGGCGATGTATATCATAACCAAGCGCCATCATCTCATCTATGATCGCCAACCAAACATCAAATAACCTGTAAAGTCCTGGCTGCTCTTCAGGCAAATAAATTGGAATAAATCTGTCACTTTCTAAATATTCGACCTTGATTCGATTGAGCATGGATGATTTGCCACTTCCACGCGGCCCTACGAACACCGTATGTTGGATGGAATCGGTTCTATTGGTATGATTAATCTTGGTTAGTATTCTGTTCAGAAGATTTTTCCTAACGATAAATCCCTTTTTGATCTCGTCAGCTGAGAGTTGCGATACCTGATGCGTGGTAATATGATATTTTTCGACCATTATTGTATTATTTTGATAAGCTATAATGATACTTCCACCAATCCCTGAGCAATGGTGAAGCAAAAATCAATTTTCCACCTTCGTTTTTTGTAAGATATCCATCTGCCACTAAGACTTGGTGGATCATCTCTTCAAAATCTTCTACTTTGTGTTGATTGGCGATATTGAGTACTTCTTGCATGACCATTTCATCCCGATGAGCGATGGTGGTTAATACTTGCAATAAAAATTTAGAGTGATCGGAGAAGTAGGTTTTTATCCTATCTACCCAATCAATAAATTTATCATTTTCGGTGATGAGTTTTTGGTACATAAGATCCACATCAGCGACTGTGAGCATATCCCTATTATTGTCTTCGGTCCATTCGTCTCCTTTTTCGATGATAAGTTGAATATAATATGGGATAAGTTGTCTGAGTTTTGTTTGGATATGATTTCTGGTATCCATTGGTACATTCATGGTGGCTCCATCCGTTAGGAAAGAAATAAACTCATCGGTTTCTTCAGGCGTCAATGGGTCTAGTTCAATTACTTTCAGATCATTGAGCAACTTGGAGCGACCTATTTTTCTAACGATGTGAGTGAGCCCAACCGAACCAGAAAATACCAGACCAAAAGATTGCGAGAAATCTGAAGTTTGTCTCAAGCTTCGCAAAGTATGGAGTACATTTAGGGCTACTTCTGTACCTTCATTTTCAAGTATATTATTGATGACATCGGGAAACTCATCCAGAAAAAGGACTATTTTGATTTCAGATTGGCTGATTGCAGAGACTAAATCTAAAAATACTTGTTTGTAATCTATTTCTTTATCATCCAAATCAATACTTCCGTCAAGAACATTAATCCCTTTTATTTTTTTGGATGTGATGGTTGTCCATATTTTTTTGCGCCAGGTTGTGGATTTATTGATGGACTTTTCGATCAGTTTTATGAGTCTTTTGTATAAGTCGGCCGATGTTTTATCAGATTCGATATCTTCATAAATACATGCTAAGTCTTCATAAGTTTCATTGGCCAATTCTTTTAGTATAGAAGTTTTACCAGTTCTCCTTGGTGCTGTGAAGTGGACAAAATTTCCTTTTCGCAGAGCTCTCAATATGAGACTTTCGATTCTTTTTCTTTGGAAATATTTACTTCCTTCGGCAGCAGTACCGATGATTGTTTTGCATGGTATTCTCATTTTATTACAATTTACACTTATACAACAAATTGGTTGGCAAATTAGTTCACAACTAATTCGTTGGTAATATAAATAACAACGAATTTGTTGGTAAATTGAGATTTGGTCTCTATGATATATACTCCAACTTCCCTAGTCTAAAAGTGAGCAAGATGGAGAAGCTACCTTTTGTTAAGGATGGGAGGTATTGAAGCAGTATTTCTAGCATGCACCTATTATTCATATAAAATTGGTCTTGAAACTACTGCCTATTCACCCGAAACTCTTAGATTTGGACATTATTTCAAAACAAGAGGTCATCTATGTTATCAAAACAAGGGGTAGTTCAAACCATTGTGCTCATTGTCATCATGATGAGTGCTCGATTGTGCATTGGGCAATATGCAGCTACCAAGGACGAACGCGTCATGACGATTTCTGAATTTGTGCAACAAATGCAAAGTACCGAAAGCGAAAAAATTTATCTTCTAAATCTAAAAATAGTAGCTGATAGCGAAAAAGATAGCAGATACTTGCTTGGGGCAGGAAACAGCCACCAAAGGCACAACATGGATAGCCTGACGCAATCCTATCCGGTCATTACCGTAGAAAAGGAGATATATGTACAAAATGTGTATTTTACCAAACGGATGATTTTGCCCAAAATCATATTTAAGTCAAAATGTCATTTTGAAGACATCAGAGTTTATGGCGATTTGACATTCAGAACTTGTATATTTGATAAGGAGTTATATTGTGTAAAATTTGAAAGTTATTATTTTGACTTAATAGATTGCGTATTCAACGAAGCTCCGCTTTTTGAGTCTGTAGCAACTGAGCAAACCACTATTTCCAATTGCTCACTTAACGACGGGATACATTGTTATCAAAATGATGAACCACTAAATCTCTATTTTTACGGCAATGACGTGTCTGGCAATTGCTCTTTTCAATC
The sequence above is drawn from the Saprospiraceae bacterium genome and encodes:
- a CDS encoding tetratricopeptide repeat protein yields the protein MEKAFKKYQQHEYNEAINTLLTIEQTSEIIYRFLGQCYYEIGNLNDAEKFIVKAIENGNTNGFNLYASILSDLNRKDEAEKYYKVAIDNGDYEALNNYAILLAELGKIEEAEKLYLKAIQHDIPNSIYNYANLLSENDDRNKAEMYFIMAIDKGNNDAFQMLLFNYYFDGNRQKVINLLLKYKGMDYPKLLNDILQLWLGNLTEYHKVRNSLTLHDINDKPKFYLRESLVHYQYDWVVDLLIGNTELKEEHEPLYFAAIMLQDPKLDINLMIPESMLETVQNIIDYVKERQVFYYGTSKNN
- a CDS encoding ATP-binding protein produces the protein MRIPCKTIIGTAAEGSKYFQRKRIESLILRALRKGNFVHFTAPRRTGKTSILKELANETYEDLACIYEDIESDKTSADLYKRLIKLIEKSINKSTTWRKKIWTTITSKKIKGINVLDGSIDLDDKEIDYKQVFLDLVSAISQSEIKIVLFLDEFPDVINNILENEGTEVALNVLHTLRSLRQTSDFSQSFGLVFSGSVGLTHIVRKIGRSKLLNDLKVIELDPLTPEETDEFISFLTDGATMNVPMDTRNHIQTKLRQLIPYYIQLIIEKGDEWTEDNNRDMLTVADVDLMYQKLITENDKFIDWVDRIKTYFSDHSKFLLQVLTTIAHRDEMVMQEVLNIANQHKVEDFEEMIHQVLVADGYLTKNEGGKLIFASPLLRDWWKYHYSLSK
- a CDS encoding winged helix-turn-helix transcriptional regulator translates to MNCELLYVCAMKRQDILILVWLCLQDKKPSQKEISEKLDISRAAVSYAIERCIELNLLDRKKYQVRKQALLEFIFYGLPYIYPAVIGSIVKGIPTGVSAFPLNQLFSNEPGYVWATDRATHTGINIEPLYPSIPAIVLGDARMYEACSLIDAIRIGHTRERVEAYRRLKEIIK